In a single window of the bacterium BMS3Abin14 genome:
- a CDS encoding fimbrial assembly protein (PilN) — MIKINLLPVRAERRALTARQEQLFFFLLIILVFIGIYYWNSSTNRKISNTRANISRVDSEIARLSKVVKQVEKFKADKKVLQEKIRVIGQLRMNRQLQVHVMDELNKALPSQVWLLFIQERKDSLMIRGKSMTPDDIANFMRNLDKSEYFSDVELDVTTQRYMKLRGRKIRVNDFAIHCKIVNEQNRA, encoded by the coding sequence ATGATTAAGATAAATCTTCTTCCGGTTAGAGCGGAGCGACGGGCGCTGACCGCCCGGCAGGAGCAGCTTTTTTTCTTTCTGCTGATCATCCTGGTTTTTATCGGGATCTATTACTGGAATTCGTCCACCAACAGGAAAATCAGCAACACCCGTGCGAATATTTCCCGCGTGGATTCAGAGATCGCCCGGCTCTCCAAGGTGGTTAAACAGGTTGAGAAGTTCAAGGCCGACAAGAAGGTCCTCCAGGAAAAGATAAGGGTGATCGGTCAACTCAGGATGAACAGACAGCTTCAGGTTCACGTTATGGATGAGCTCAACAAGGCGCTGCCTTCACAGGTCTGGCTTCTCTTCATACAGGAACGGAAAGACAGCCTGATGATCCGGGGAAAATCCATGACTCCCGATGATATAGCGAATTTCATGAGAAACCTGGACAAATCGGAGTATTTCAGTGATGTGGAGTTGGATGTAACCACCCAACGGTATATGAAACTCAGGGGCCGGAAGATCAGGGTCAACGATTTTGCCATCCACTGCAAGATCGTCAATGAACAGAATCGGGCATAG
- the ftsA_1 gene encoding cell division protein FtsA codes for MALLGGSKNLAGLDIGSSSIKVVQLKETGKGYRLVNLGVRALPQEAIVDGAIMDAGVISDTIREMVRDIKLKVKDVAVSVSGHSVIIKKIKVQEMTEEELERNIQFEAEQYVPFDASEVNMDFVILGPSRDKDKMDVLLVVVKKDVINDLVSVVRDAGLNPVVADVDAFALENMYETNYVLPPEEVIALVNVGASTTNINIIKDGVSIFTRDISVGGNQFTDAIQKQLQVSFDDADQLKRGETVGEKGPAEVKPILGVISDNLGQEVQRSLDFFNSSNPEVKIGRISLCGGGAKVPDIAQSIEQRIGVQVEMINPVESITFPKKKFDPAYIEEVGPMLGIGLGLAIRKAHDR; via the coding sequence ATGGCGCTGCTTGGGGGTTCCAAAAATCTGGCCGGACTGGATATCGGTTCCAGCTCCATAAAGGTCGTCCAGCTCAAGGAAACGGGGAAGGGATACCGCCTCGTCAATCTCGGGGTTCGGGCCCTCCCGCAGGAGGCCATTGTTGACGGCGCCATCATGGATGCCGGAGTCATCAGTGATACCATCAGGGAGATGGTGCGCGACATCAAGCTGAAGGTAAAGGATGTAGCCGTGTCGGTGTCAGGGCATTCGGTTATCATCAAGAAGATCAAGGTCCAGGAGATGACGGAGGAGGAGCTGGAGAGGAACATCCAGTTTGAGGCCGAGCAGTACGTTCCTTTCGATGCCTCCGAGGTAAACATGGATTTCGTCATCCTCGGGCCCTCCAGGGACAAGGACAAGATGGATGTCCTCCTGGTGGTGGTAAAGAAGGACGTCATCAACGACCTTGTCAGTGTTGTCAGGGATGCCGGCCTCAACCCGGTGGTTGCGGACGTGGACGCGTTTGCCCTGGAAAATATGTACGAGACAAATTATGTGCTGCCGCCGGAGGAAGTGATCGCGCTGGTGAACGTGGGCGCCTCAACAACCAACATTAATATCATAAAGGACGGGGTGTCCATCTTCACGCGTGACATCTCCGTCGGGGGAAACCAGTTCACCGATGCCATCCAGAAGCAGCTTCAGGTCAGCTTTGATGATGCCGACCAGTTAAAAAGGGGCGAGACCGTAGGTGAAAAGGGTCCCGCCGAGGTCAAGCCTATCCTGGGAGTTATCTCTGACAACCTGGGCCAGGAGGTCCAGCGATCCCTCGACTTTTTCAACTCATCCAACCCGGAGGTCAAGATCGGCCGGATTTCCCTCTGCGGTGGCGGCGCCAAGGTTCCGGACATCGCCCAATCTATAGAGCAGAGGATTGGGGTCCAGGTTGAGATGATTAACCCTGTAGAGAGCATTACCTTCCCAAAGAAGAAGTTCGACCCGGCGTATATCGAGGAGGTCGGGCCCATGCTCGGTATCGGACTCGGGCTGGCCATAAGAAAGGCGCATGACCGATGA
- a CDS encoding helix-turn-helix protein: MEKTKKGRQRDSRDNNVRKLREAMMISKAELARRAEVSVPTVDRIERGLPCRMDTKRKIIIALGMSLDERNKVFLD, from the coding sequence ATGGAGAAAACAAAAAAAGGTCGACAGAGGGACAGCAGGGACAATAACGTCCGGAAGCTGAGGGAGGCTATGATGATCTCCAAGGCGGAGCTAGCCCGTCGCGCGGAGGTGTCGGTCCCGACGGTGGACCGGATCGAAAGGGGACTCCCCTGCCGCATGGATACAAAGAGGAAGATTATCATCGCTCTTGGGATGAGCCTTGATGAGAGAAACAAGGTTTTCCTCGATTAG
- the zraR_10 gene encoding transcriptional regulatory protein ZraR: MELKKVLVVDDENSVRNMITVLLQKEQFDASGASSGEEALRLLGERPFDLVLCDVRMPGMDGLQVLSTIRSQYPDTTVIMMSAFGTVDLAVKAVKQGAYDYISKPFKPDEILLTLRKAQERESLRRENIILREQIEEKYSLESFVVRSPAMVKILDMVKKVAEYQSHVLITGESGTGKEVLARAVHNLSLRKDGPFVGVNCGAVPPTLMESEFFGHVRGAFTDATSDRTGLFEEAGEGTLFLDEIGDLPLDMQVKFLRAIQEGEIRRVGESTSIKVNPRIIAATAVDLEKAVREGKFREDLYYRLSVVPIHIPPLRERREDIKPLAEYLLGQISQRLGGASLVLLPGAIKVLLGYPWPGNVRDLENLLERAAILSGSSELGEEQIAPLLTGVEDRFVDEDASDEQSIKKATRHLERRLIIRALQKTMYNRSKAARLLEISHRALLYKIKDYGIQIPK; encoded by the coding sequence ATGGAACTCAAAAAAGTCCTGGTAGTGGATGATGAAAACAGCGTCAGGAACATGATAACGGTCCTTCTTCAGAAGGAACAGTTCGATGCAAGCGGCGCTTCCAGCGGTGAAGAGGCTCTCCGGCTACTGGGAGAGAGGCCCTTCGATCTCGTACTGTGTGACGTGAGAATGCCCGGCATGGACGGGCTGCAGGTCCTTTCCACTATCAGATCCCAGTATCCGGATACGACAGTGATAATGATGTCCGCCTTCGGGACTGTAGATCTTGCGGTGAAAGCAGTGAAGCAGGGTGCTTACGATTACATCAGCAAACCTTTCAAGCCCGATGAGATATTGCTGACTCTCAGGAAGGCGCAGGAGCGGGAGAGCCTGCGCAGGGAAAATATCATTCTGAGGGAACAGATCGAGGAAAAATACTCGTTGGAGAGTTTTGTCGTCAGGAGCCCGGCAATGGTCAAGATCCTCGATATGGTTAAAAAAGTCGCCGAATACCAGAGCCACGTCCTCATAACCGGAGAGAGCGGGACCGGCAAGGAGGTCCTGGCAAGAGCCGTCCACAATCTCAGCCTGAGAAAGGACGGGCCTTTCGTCGGTGTTAACTGCGGAGCTGTACCTCCTACACTGATGGAGAGTGAATTCTTCGGGCATGTCAGGGGCGCCTTTACCGATGCGACGTCGGACAGGACAGGACTGTTCGAGGAGGCCGGCGAGGGCACCCTCTTCCTGGACGAGATCGGCGATCTTCCTCTGGATATGCAGGTGAAGTTTCTTCGGGCCATTCAGGAGGGAGAGATCCGGCGGGTGGGCGAGAGCACTTCGATAAAGGTCAATCCACGGATCATTGCCGCTACGGCGGTGGATCTGGAAAAGGCCGTCAGGGAGGGTAAATTCAGGGAGGACCTGTACTACAGGTTGAGCGTCGTACCGATCCATATCCCCCCGCTGCGGGAAAGGAGAGAGGATATAAAGCCCCTTGCGGAATACCTCCTGGGGCAGATATCACAGAGGTTGGGTGGTGCCTCTCTGGTGCTTTTACCAGGGGCCATAAAGGTCCTTCTTGGCTATCCATGGCCGGGCAACGTCAGGGACCTGGAGAACCTTCTCGAACGGGCTGCAATTCTATCGGGTTCCAGCGAGCTGGGTGAGGAACAGATAGCTCCCCTCCTGACGGGTGTTGAGGACCGGTTTGTGGATGAGGATGCCTCGGATGAACAGTCCATCAAGAAAGCAACCCGTCATCTTGAGCGACGGTTGATAATAAGGGCACTGCAGAAGACCATGTACAACAGGAGCAAGGCGGCCCGTCTGCTGGAGATCAGTCACAGGGCGTTGCTATACAAGATCAAGGATTACGGAATACAGATACCCAAGTAG